One window of the Methylocystis parvus OBBP genome contains the following:
- a CDS encoding flagellar hook protein FlgE, translated as MSSTFGLFNTSIMGMSAQADALANISENIANSSTVGYKRATTHFLTVLNGFQGGDQFGGGVYTRSRYDVGGQGALTHTGNSTDLALRGNGFFVVSDGSGATFLTRAGSFVPDSQGRLVNAAGYYLMGFPEGSQTDALTNMEVVRVRNDRLYANPTTEGTLAANLPSAATTVPAANLPSTNAAGAKFSAKSSLTVYDNLGKPVVLDVYYAKTGPNAWEMTVYDSAAATNGGFPYATAPLATQSLAFDPANGSIASGAALNFTPPGGTAIALDLKDTTQLGAPFGVSKITVNGNAAGAIRAVDIATDGTLSYQLDNGQLAAAYRIGVAQVAAPTALSSYTGNVYAANGDSGQIFVGAAAIGGRGEIASATLEASTVDLATELSTMIVAQRSYTANTQSFQAASEILQVLNNIK; from the coding sequence ATGAGCAGCACATTCGGTTTGTTCAACACCTCCATCATGGGCATGTCCGCGCAGGCTGACGCGCTCGCCAATATCTCCGAAAACATCGCCAATTCGAGCACGGTCGGCTACAAGCGCGCGACGACGCATTTTCTTACCGTGCTCAATGGATTTCAGGGCGGGGATCAGTTTGGCGGCGGCGTGTATACGCGCAGCCGTTACGACGTCGGCGGCCAGGGGGCGCTGACGCATACCGGCAATTCGACCGACCTCGCCCTTCGTGGAAACGGCTTCTTCGTCGTGTCGGACGGTTCGGGCGCGACATTCCTCACCCGCGCCGGATCATTCGTCCCCGACTCGCAGGGCCGCCTGGTCAACGCCGCCGGTTATTATCTGATGGGCTTTCCGGAAGGCTCGCAAACCGACGCGCTGACCAATATGGAAGTTGTGCGCGTGCGGAACGACCGGCTCTACGCAAATCCGACGACAGAGGGAACGCTCGCCGCAAATCTTCCTTCCGCCGCCACGACCGTTCCCGCCGCCAATCTTCCGTCGACAAATGCGGCCGGCGCCAAATTCTCCGCCAAATCCTCGCTGACCGTCTACGACAATCTCGGCAAACCGGTCGTGCTGGACGTCTATTACGCAAAGACCGGCCCCAATGCGTGGGAAATGACGGTTTACGACTCGGCGGCCGCGACCAATGGCGGCTTTCCCTACGCGACCGCGCCGCTCGCGACGCAGTCCCTCGCTTTCGATCCCGCGAACGGCTCGATCGCCTCCGGCGCCGCGCTCAATTTCACGCCGCCCGGCGGAACCGCGATCGCTCTCGACCTGAAGGACACGACCCAGCTAGGCGCGCCCTTCGGCGTCAGCAAAATCACCGTCAATGGCAATGCGGCGGGCGCCATCCGCGCAGTCGACATCGCGACGGACGGAACCTTGAGCTACCAGCTCGACAATGGCCAGCTCGCCGCCGCCTACCGCATCGGCGTCGCTCAGGTCGCGGCGCCGACGGCGCTCTCGAGCTACACAGGCAACGTATACGCGGCGAATGGCGACTCGGGACAGATTTTCGTTGGAGCCGCCGCGATCGGCGGCAGGGGCGAAATCGCATCCGCGACGCTCGAAGCTTCGACGGTCGATCTCGCCACCGAACTCTCCACGATGATCGTCGCGCAGCGCTCTTACACGGCGAACACGCAATCCTTCCAGGCGGCCTCGGAAATTCTCCAGGTCCTCAACAATATCAAGTAA